One window of Nicotiana tomentosiformis chromosome 11, ASM39032v3, whole genome shotgun sequence genomic DNA carries:
- the LOC104110385 gene encoding kinesin-like protein KIN-5D isoform X1, with protein sequence MESSQSQQQRRGGGFILQTPPRSSDKAAARDLRSGEGNNSMSGKHDKEKGVNVQVILRCRPLSEDEIRLHTPVVISCNEGRREVSAIQNIANKQIDRTFAFDKVFGPTSQQKDLYDSAIWPIVFEVLEGYNCTIFAYGQTGTGKTYTMEGGGRKKNGEFPSDAGVIPRAVRQIFAILEAQNAEYSMKVTFLELYNEEITDLLAPEECTKYVDDKSKKPIALMEDGKGGVLVRGLEEEIVSTANEIYKILEKGSAKRRTAETLLNKQSSRSHSIFSITIHIKECTPEGEEMIKCGKLNLVDLAGSENISRSGAREGRAREAGEINKSLLTLGRVINALVEHSGHIPYRDSKLTRLLRDSLGGKTKTCIIATISPSVHCLEETLSTLDYAHRAKNIKNKPEINQKMMKSAMIKDLYSEIDRLKQGLYFYLPFFLYINLYLALINYLITYFVCSILMPTEVYAAREKNGIYIPRDRYLQEEAEKKAMSEKIERMELDFESRDKKLLELQELYNSQQLLTAELGDKLEKTEKKLQETQHTLADLEDKHRQAITTIKEKEFLISNLLKSEKALVEQAFELRAELENAASDVSNLFAKIERKDKIEDGNRVLIQKFQSQLTQELEVLHKTVASSTTEQEQQLKGMEEDMQSFVSTKTKAVEELRGRLENLKTMFGSGIKALDGLAGELDGNAQSTFDRLNCEVSKHSSALGELFKEIASEADTLVNDLQKSLHNQEEKLIAFAQQQREAHCGSISMSRSISQITGNFFKTLDMHVSQLGEIVEEAQTVSDQKFSELENKFEECAANEERQILEKVAELLAGSNARKKKLVQTAIDDLRESASNKTNRLKQEMSTMQDSTSSVKVKWSNYMEKAESHHLEDTAAVENGKKEMEEVLQNCVQKAKLGAKQWTNAQQSLLNLEERNVAFVDEIVRGGMDANQALRVRFSSGVSSTVEDTDAASKHLLSSIDHSLQLDRDACANLDSTIVPCCGELRELNSGHYHKVVEITEYTGKCLSQEYVVDEPSCSTPTRRPFNLPSVESIEELKTPAFEELLNSFWDGKSSKQANGDVKHIAEVAPLRDSRVALTALN encoded by the exons ATGGAGTCATCGCAATCGCAGCAACAGAGAAGAGGAGGCGGCTTTATTTTGCAGACGCCGCCGCGGTCGAGCGACAAGGCGGCGGCGAGAGATCTGCGATCAGGGGAAGGGAATAATAGTATGAGCGGAAAGCATGATAAAGAAAAAGGCGTCAATGTACAAGTTATTTTGCGCTGCAG ACCGTTGAGTGAGGATGAGATAAGATTGCATACACCAGTTGTGATTTCGTGTAATGAGGGTCGAAGAGAAGTTTCTGCTATTCAGAACATTGCTAATAAGCAGATTGACAGAACATTTGCTTTTGATAAG GTGTTTGGACCAACATCCCAACAGAAGGACTTGTATGATTCTGCCATATGGCCTATTGTTTTTGAAGTTCTAGAGGGATATAACTGCACCATTTTTGCTTATGGGCAGACAGGAACTGGGAAAACTTATACAATGGAGGGAGGTGGAAGAAAAAAG AATGGGGAGTTTCCAAGTGACGCAGGTGTTATCCCCCGTGCTGTTCGGCAAATTTTCGCGATATTAGAAGCTCAAAATGCTGAATATAGCATGAAAGTAACATTTTTGGAGCTGTATAATGAGGAGATCACAGATCTTTTAGCTCCTGAGGAATGCACAAAGTACGTAGATGATAAATCCAAAAAACCAATAGCGCTGATGGAAGATGGTAAGGGGGGAGTTTTGGTTAGAGGCTTAGAAGAGGAGATTGTTTCCACTGCAAATGAAATCTACAAGATCTTGGAGAAAGGTTCAGCGAAGAGGCGTACAGCAGAGACTCTTCTTAATAAACAGAGCAGTCGTTCCCATTCTATTTTCTCTATCACAATTCACATCAAGGAATGCACTCCAGAAGGAGAAGAGATGATCAAATGTGGCAAATTGAACCTTGTCGATCTTGCTGGTTCTGAGAATATATCACGTTCTGGTGCAAGGGAG GGCAGAGCGAGGGAAGCTGGTGAAATCAACAAGAGTTTGCTTACACTTGGTCGTGTTATAAATGCTTTAGTTGAGCACTCTGGTCATATCCCATACAG GGATAGCAAATTGACGAGGTTGTTGAGGGATTCACTGGGAGGGAAAACAAAGACATGCATTATTGCAACTATATCACCCTCAGTTCACTGTCTGGAGGAGACACTGAGCACTTTAGATTATGCTCATCGTGCCAAAAATATAAAGAACAAACCAGAG ATTAAccagaagatgatgaaatctgcAATGATCAAGGATTTGTACTCTGAGATTGACCGACTGAAGCAAGGTCTATATTTCTATCTTCCTTTCTTTCTATATATAAATCTATATCTTGCATTGATAAATTATTTGATAACATATTTTGTTTGTTCTATTTTAATGCCGACAGAGGTGTATGCTGCAAGAGAGAAGAATGGAATTTATATACCTAGAGACCGATATCTTCAAGAAGAAGCAGAGAAGAAG GCAATGTCTGAAAAGATAGAAAGAATGGAACTTGACTTCGAATCCAGGGACAAG AAACTTTTGGAACTTCAGGAACTGTACAATTCTCAGCAATTGTTGACAGCAGAATTGGGTGACAAACTTGAGAAGACAGAG AAAAAGCTTCAGGAAACTCAGCATACATTGGCTGATCTCGAAGACAAACATAGGCAGGCAATTACCACTATAAAAGAAAAGGAATTTCTGATATCTAACCTCCTAAAATCTG AAAAAGCACTGGTTGAGCAAGCATTTGAACTTCGAGCTGAACTGGAAAATGCTGCATCAGACGTGTCGAACTTGTTTGCCAAGATTG AGCGGAAAGACAAAATAGAAGATGGAAACAGAGTTCTCATCCAAAAATTCCAATCCCAATTGACTCAAGAGCTTGAAGTCCTACATAAGACTGTTGCTTCTTCAACCACAGAACAAGAGCAACAACTCAAAGGCATGGAGGAAGACATGCAGTCCTTTGTTTCTACAAAGACTAAG GCAGTGGAGGAACTTCGAGGCCGTCTAGAGAACTTGAAAACTATGTTTGGTTCTGGTATTAAAGCTTTAGATGGTTTGGCCGGGGAGCTTGACGGCAATGCTCAGTCAACCTTTGACCGTTTAAATTGTGAAGTTTCAAAACATTCTTCTGCTTTGGGAGAG CTTTTTAAGGAGATTGCTTCTGAGGCTGATACCTTGGTTAATGATCTTCAAAAAAGTTTGCACAATCAGGAGGAGAAACTAATTGCATTTGCACAACAACAACGTGAG GCACACTGCGGGAGTATCTCAATGTCAAGGTCCATTTCTCAGATTACTGGGAACTTCTTTAAGACTTTAGATATGCATGTGTCCCAGTTGGGTGAAATAGTGGAAGAAGCACAGACAGTCAGTGACCAGAAATTCTCTGAACTAGAAAATAAGTTTGAG GAATGTGCTGCCAATGAGGAAAGGCAAATCTTAGAGAAAGTGGCAGAACTGCTTGCTGGATCAAATGCTAGGAAGAAAAAGCTG GTTCAAACCGCAATTGATGACCTTAGAGAAAGTGCCTCTAACAAAACCAACAGACTAAAACAAGAGATGTCAACCATGCAAGATTCAACTTCTTCAGTTAAAGTCAAATGGTCCAATTACATGGAAAAGGCTGAATCGCACCATCTTGAGGATACTGCTGCTGTGGAAAATGGGAAGAAAGAAATGGAGGAGGTGCTACAGAATTG TGTGCAAAAGGCTAAATTGGGAGCAAAGCAATGGACAAATGCTCAACAGTCTTTATTGAATCTAGAGGAGAGAAATGTTGCTTTTGTCGATGAAATTGTTAG GGGGGGAATGGATGCAAATCAAGCATTGCGTGTGCGATTTTCATCTGGCGTGTCATCCACCGTTGAAGACACTGATGCTGCTAGCAAACACCTACTCTCATCTATTGACC ATTCTTTACAACTCGACCGTGATGCTTGTGCAAACCTTGATTCGACGATTGTTCCTTGTTGTGGAGAGTTGAGAGAACTAAATAGCGGGCACTACCACAAGGTTGTTGAGATTACAGAATATACTGGAAAATGTCTTTCACAAGAATATGTG GTTGATGAACCATCATGCTCGACCCCAACGAGGAGACCATTTAATCTACCAAGTGTTGAATCTATTGAAGAACTAAAAACTCCTGCTTTTGAGGAGTTGTTGAATTCATTTTGGGATGGAAAATCCTCAAAGCAAGCAAACGGAGATGTAAAGCATATTGCAGAGGTAGCTCCTTTACGAGATTCAAGAGTTGCCCTCACTGCTCTAAATTAG
- the LOC104110385 gene encoding kinesin-like protein KIN-5D isoform X3, with protein sequence MESSQSQQQRRGGGFILQTPPRSSDKAAARDLRSGEGNNSMSGKHDKEKGVNVQVILRCRPLSEDEIRLHTPVVISCNEGRREVSAIQNIANKQIDRTFAFDKVFGPTSQQKDLYDSAIWPIVFEVLEGYNCTIFAYGQTGTGKTYTMEGGGRKKNGEFPSDAGVIPRAVRQIFAILEAQNAEYSMKVTFLELYNEEITDLLAPEECTKYVDDKSKKPIALMEDGKGGVLVRGLEEEIVSTANEIYKILEKGSAKRRTAETLLNKQSSRSHSIFSITIHIKECTPEGEEMIKCGKLNLVDLAGSENISRSGAREGRAREAGEINKSLLTLGRVINALVEHSGHIPYRDSKLTRLLRDSLGGKTKTCIIATISPSVHCLEETLSTLDYAHRAKNIKNKPEINQKMMKSAMIKDLYSEIDRLKQEVYAAREKNGIYIPRDRYLQEEAEKKAMSEKIERMELDFESRDKKLLELQELYNSQQLLTAELGDKLEKTEKKLQETQHTLADLEDKHRQAITTIKEKEFLISNLLKSEKALVEQAFELRAELENAASDVSNLFAKIERKDKIEDGNRVLIQKFQSQLTQELEVLHKTVASSTTEQEQQLKGMEEDMQSFVSTKTKAVEELRGRLENLKTMFGSGIKALDGLAGELDGNAQSTFDRLNCEVSKHSSALGELFKEIASEADTLVNDLQKSLHNQEEKLIAFAQQQREAHCGSISMSRSISQITGNFFKTLDMHVSQLGEIVEEAQTVSDQKFSELENKFEECAANEERQILEKVAELLAGSNARKKKLVQTAIDDLRESASNKTNRLKQEMSTMQDSTSSVKVKWSNYMEKAESHHLEDTAAVENGKKEMEEVLQNCVQKAKLGAKQWTNAQQSLLNLEERNVAFVDEIVRGGMDANQALRVRFSSGVSSTVEDTDAASKHLLSSIDHSLQLDRDACANLDSTIVPCCGELRELNSGHYHKVVEITEYTGKCLSQEYVVDEPSCSTPTRRPFNLPSVESIEELKTPAFEELLNSFWDGKSSKQANGDVKHIAEVAPLRDSRVALTALN encoded by the exons ATGGAGTCATCGCAATCGCAGCAACAGAGAAGAGGAGGCGGCTTTATTTTGCAGACGCCGCCGCGGTCGAGCGACAAGGCGGCGGCGAGAGATCTGCGATCAGGGGAAGGGAATAATAGTATGAGCGGAAAGCATGATAAAGAAAAAGGCGTCAATGTACAAGTTATTTTGCGCTGCAG ACCGTTGAGTGAGGATGAGATAAGATTGCATACACCAGTTGTGATTTCGTGTAATGAGGGTCGAAGAGAAGTTTCTGCTATTCAGAACATTGCTAATAAGCAGATTGACAGAACATTTGCTTTTGATAAG GTGTTTGGACCAACATCCCAACAGAAGGACTTGTATGATTCTGCCATATGGCCTATTGTTTTTGAAGTTCTAGAGGGATATAACTGCACCATTTTTGCTTATGGGCAGACAGGAACTGGGAAAACTTATACAATGGAGGGAGGTGGAAGAAAAAAG AATGGGGAGTTTCCAAGTGACGCAGGTGTTATCCCCCGTGCTGTTCGGCAAATTTTCGCGATATTAGAAGCTCAAAATGCTGAATATAGCATGAAAGTAACATTTTTGGAGCTGTATAATGAGGAGATCACAGATCTTTTAGCTCCTGAGGAATGCACAAAGTACGTAGATGATAAATCCAAAAAACCAATAGCGCTGATGGAAGATGGTAAGGGGGGAGTTTTGGTTAGAGGCTTAGAAGAGGAGATTGTTTCCACTGCAAATGAAATCTACAAGATCTTGGAGAAAGGTTCAGCGAAGAGGCGTACAGCAGAGACTCTTCTTAATAAACAGAGCAGTCGTTCCCATTCTATTTTCTCTATCACAATTCACATCAAGGAATGCACTCCAGAAGGAGAAGAGATGATCAAATGTGGCAAATTGAACCTTGTCGATCTTGCTGGTTCTGAGAATATATCACGTTCTGGTGCAAGGGAG GGCAGAGCGAGGGAAGCTGGTGAAATCAACAAGAGTTTGCTTACACTTGGTCGTGTTATAAATGCTTTAGTTGAGCACTCTGGTCATATCCCATACAG GGATAGCAAATTGACGAGGTTGTTGAGGGATTCACTGGGAGGGAAAACAAAGACATGCATTATTGCAACTATATCACCCTCAGTTCACTGTCTGGAGGAGACACTGAGCACTTTAGATTATGCTCATCGTGCCAAAAATATAAAGAACAAACCAGAG ATTAAccagaagatgatgaaatctgcAATGATCAAGGATTTGTACTCTGAGATTGACCGACTGAAGCAAG AGGTGTATGCTGCAAGAGAGAAGAATGGAATTTATATACCTAGAGACCGATATCTTCAAGAAGAAGCAGAGAAGAAG GCAATGTCTGAAAAGATAGAAAGAATGGAACTTGACTTCGAATCCAGGGACAAG AAACTTTTGGAACTTCAGGAACTGTACAATTCTCAGCAATTGTTGACAGCAGAATTGGGTGACAAACTTGAGAAGACAGAG AAAAAGCTTCAGGAAACTCAGCATACATTGGCTGATCTCGAAGACAAACATAGGCAGGCAATTACCACTATAAAAGAAAAGGAATTTCTGATATCTAACCTCCTAAAATCTG AAAAAGCACTGGTTGAGCAAGCATTTGAACTTCGAGCTGAACTGGAAAATGCTGCATCAGACGTGTCGAACTTGTTTGCCAAGATTG AGCGGAAAGACAAAATAGAAGATGGAAACAGAGTTCTCATCCAAAAATTCCAATCCCAATTGACTCAAGAGCTTGAAGTCCTACATAAGACTGTTGCTTCTTCAACCACAGAACAAGAGCAACAACTCAAAGGCATGGAGGAAGACATGCAGTCCTTTGTTTCTACAAAGACTAAG GCAGTGGAGGAACTTCGAGGCCGTCTAGAGAACTTGAAAACTATGTTTGGTTCTGGTATTAAAGCTTTAGATGGTTTGGCCGGGGAGCTTGACGGCAATGCTCAGTCAACCTTTGACCGTTTAAATTGTGAAGTTTCAAAACATTCTTCTGCTTTGGGAGAG CTTTTTAAGGAGATTGCTTCTGAGGCTGATACCTTGGTTAATGATCTTCAAAAAAGTTTGCACAATCAGGAGGAGAAACTAATTGCATTTGCACAACAACAACGTGAG GCACACTGCGGGAGTATCTCAATGTCAAGGTCCATTTCTCAGATTACTGGGAACTTCTTTAAGACTTTAGATATGCATGTGTCCCAGTTGGGTGAAATAGTGGAAGAAGCACAGACAGTCAGTGACCAGAAATTCTCTGAACTAGAAAATAAGTTTGAG GAATGTGCTGCCAATGAGGAAAGGCAAATCTTAGAGAAAGTGGCAGAACTGCTTGCTGGATCAAATGCTAGGAAGAAAAAGCTG GTTCAAACCGCAATTGATGACCTTAGAGAAAGTGCCTCTAACAAAACCAACAGACTAAAACAAGAGATGTCAACCATGCAAGATTCAACTTCTTCAGTTAAAGTCAAATGGTCCAATTACATGGAAAAGGCTGAATCGCACCATCTTGAGGATACTGCTGCTGTGGAAAATGGGAAGAAAGAAATGGAGGAGGTGCTACAGAATTG TGTGCAAAAGGCTAAATTGGGAGCAAAGCAATGGACAAATGCTCAACAGTCTTTATTGAATCTAGAGGAGAGAAATGTTGCTTTTGTCGATGAAATTGTTAG GGGGGGAATGGATGCAAATCAAGCATTGCGTGTGCGATTTTCATCTGGCGTGTCATCCACCGTTGAAGACACTGATGCTGCTAGCAAACACCTACTCTCATCTATTGACC ATTCTTTACAACTCGACCGTGATGCTTGTGCAAACCTTGATTCGACGATTGTTCCTTGTTGTGGAGAGTTGAGAGAACTAAATAGCGGGCACTACCACAAGGTTGTTGAGATTACAGAATATACTGGAAAATGTCTTTCACAAGAATATGTG GTTGATGAACCATCATGCTCGACCCCAACGAGGAGACCATTTAATCTACCAAGTGTTGAATCTATTGAAGAACTAAAAACTCCTGCTTTTGAGGAGTTGTTGAATTCATTTTGGGATGGAAAATCCTCAAAGCAAGCAAACGGAGATGTAAAGCATATTGCAGAGGTAGCTCCTTTACGAGATTCAAGAGTTGCCCTCACTGCTCTAAATTAG
- the LOC104110385 gene encoding kinesin-like protein KIN-5D isoform X2, producing MESSQSQQQRRGGGFILQTPPRSSDKAAARDLRSGEGNNSMSGKHDKEKGVNVQVILRCRPLSEDEIRLHTPVVISCNEGRREVSAIQNIANKQIDRTFAFDKVFGPTSQQKDLYDSAIWPIVFEVLEGYNCTIFAYGQTGTGKTYTMEGGGRKKNGEFPSDAGVIPRAVRQIFAILEAQNAEYSMKVTFLELYNEEITDLLAPEECTKYVDDKSKKPIALMEDGKGGVLVRGLEEEIVSTANEIYKILEKGSAKRRTAETLLNKQSSRSHSIFSITIHIKECTPEGEEMIKCGKLNLVDLAGSENISRSGAREGRAREAGEINKSLLTLGRVINALVEHSGHIPYRDSKLTRLLRDSLGGKTKTCIIATISPSVHCLEETLSTLDYAHRAKNIKNKPEINQKMMKSAMIKDLYSEIDRLKQGLYFYLPFFLYINLYLALINYLITYFVCSILMPTEVYAAREKNGIYIPRDRYLQEEAEKKAMSEKIERMELDFESRDKKLLELQELYNSQQLLTAELGDKLEKTEKKLQETQHTLADLEDKHRQAITTIKEKEFLISNLLKSEKALVEQAFELRAELENAASDVSNLFAKIERKDKIEDGNRVLIQKFQSQLTQELEVLHKTVASSTTEQEQQLKGMEEDMQSFVSTKTKAVEELRGRLENLKTMFGSGIKALDGLAGELDGNAQSTFDRLNCEVSKHSSALGELFKEIASEADTLVNDLQKSLHNQEEKLIAFAQQQREAHCGSISMSRSISQITGNFFKTLDMHVSQLGEIVEEAQTVSDQKFSELENKFEECAANEERQILEKVAELLAGSNARKKKLVQTAIDDLRESASNKTNRLKQEMSTMQDSTSSVKVKWSNYMEKAESHHLEDTAAVENGKKEMEEVLQNCVQKAKLGAKQWTNAQQSLLNLEERNVAFVDEIVRGGMDANQALRVRFSSGVSSTVEDTDAASKHLLSSIDHSLQLDRDACANLDSTIVPCCGELRELNSGHYHKVVEITEYTGKCLSQEYVVDEPSCSTPTRRPFNLPSVESIEELKTPAFEELLNSFWDGKSSKQANGDVKHIAEETELEFLRQ from the exons ATGGAGTCATCGCAATCGCAGCAACAGAGAAGAGGAGGCGGCTTTATTTTGCAGACGCCGCCGCGGTCGAGCGACAAGGCGGCGGCGAGAGATCTGCGATCAGGGGAAGGGAATAATAGTATGAGCGGAAAGCATGATAAAGAAAAAGGCGTCAATGTACAAGTTATTTTGCGCTGCAG ACCGTTGAGTGAGGATGAGATAAGATTGCATACACCAGTTGTGATTTCGTGTAATGAGGGTCGAAGAGAAGTTTCTGCTATTCAGAACATTGCTAATAAGCAGATTGACAGAACATTTGCTTTTGATAAG GTGTTTGGACCAACATCCCAACAGAAGGACTTGTATGATTCTGCCATATGGCCTATTGTTTTTGAAGTTCTAGAGGGATATAACTGCACCATTTTTGCTTATGGGCAGACAGGAACTGGGAAAACTTATACAATGGAGGGAGGTGGAAGAAAAAAG AATGGGGAGTTTCCAAGTGACGCAGGTGTTATCCCCCGTGCTGTTCGGCAAATTTTCGCGATATTAGAAGCTCAAAATGCTGAATATAGCATGAAAGTAACATTTTTGGAGCTGTATAATGAGGAGATCACAGATCTTTTAGCTCCTGAGGAATGCACAAAGTACGTAGATGATAAATCCAAAAAACCAATAGCGCTGATGGAAGATGGTAAGGGGGGAGTTTTGGTTAGAGGCTTAGAAGAGGAGATTGTTTCCACTGCAAATGAAATCTACAAGATCTTGGAGAAAGGTTCAGCGAAGAGGCGTACAGCAGAGACTCTTCTTAATAAACAGAGCAGTCGTTCCCATTCTATTTTCTCTATCACAATTCACATCAAGGAATGCACTCCAGAAGGAGAAGAGATGATCAAATGTGGCAAATTGAACCTTGTCGATCTTGCTGGTTCTGAGAATATATCACGTTCTGGTGCAAGGGAG GGCAGAGCGAGGGAAGCTGGTGAAATCAACAAGAGTTTGCTTACACTTGGTCGTGTTATAAATGCTTTAGTTGAGCACTCTGGTCATATCCCATACAG GGATAGCAAATTGACGAGGTTGTTGAGGGATTCACTGGGAGGGAAAACAAAGACATGCATTATTGCAACTATATCACCCTCAGTTCACTGTCTGGAGGAGACACTGAGCACTTTAGATTATGCTCATCGTGCCAAAAATATAAAGAACAAACCAGAG ATTAAccagaagatgatgaaatctgcAATGATCAAGGATTTGTACTCTGAGATTGACCGACTGAAGCAAGGTCTATATTTCTATCTTCCTTTCTTTCTATATATAAATCTATATCTTGCATTGATAAATTATTTGATAACATATTTTGTTTGTTCTATTTTAATGCCGACAGAGGTGTATGCTGCAAGAGAGAAGAATGGAATTTATATACCTAGAGACCGATATCTTCAAGAAGAAGCAGAGAAGAAG GCAATGTCTGAAAAGATAGAAAGAATGGAACTTGACTTCGAATCCAGGGACAAG AAACTTTTGGAACTTCAGGAACTGTACAATTCTCAGCAATTGTTGACAGCAGAATTGGGTGACAAACTTGAGAAGACAGAG AAAAAGCTTCAGGAAACTCAGCATACATTGGCTGATCTCGAAGACAAACATAGGCAGGCAATTACCACTATAAAAGAAAAGGAATTTCTGATATCTAACCTCCTAAAATCTG AAAAAGCACTGGTTGAGCAAGCATTTGAACTTCGAGCTGAACTGGAAAATGCTGCATCAGACGTGTCGAACTTGTTTGCCAAGATTG AGCGGAAAGACAAAATAGAAGATGGAAACAGAGTTCTCATCCAAAAATTCCAATCCCAATTGACTCAAGAGCTTGAAGTCCTACATAAGACTGTTGCTTCTTCAACCACAGAACAAGAGCAACAACTCAAAGGCATGGAGGAAGACATGCAGTCCTTTGTTTCTACAAAGACTAAG GCAGTGGAGGAACTTCGAGGCCGTCTAGAGAACTTGAAAACTATGTTTGGTTCTGGTATTAAAGCTTTAGATGGTTTGGCCGGGGAGCTTGACGGCAATGCTCAGTCAACCTTTGACCGTTTAAATTGTGAAGTTTCAAAACATTCTTCTGCTTTGGGAGAG CTTTTTAAGGAGATTGCTTCTGAGGCTGATACCTTGGTTAATGATCTTCAAAAAAGTTTGCACAATCAGGAGGAGAAACTAATTGCATTTGCACAACAACAACGTGAG GCACACTGCGGGAGTATCTCAATGTCAAGGTCCATTTCTCAGATTACTGGGAACTTCTTTAAGACTTTAGATATGCATGTGTCCCAGTTGGGTGAAATAGTGGAAGAAGCACAGACAGTCAGTGACCAGAAATTCTCTGAACTAGAAAATAAGTTTGAG GAATGTGCTGCCAATGAGGAAAGGCAAATCTTAGAGAAAGTGGCAGAACTGCTTGCTGGATCAAATGCTAGGAAGAAAAAGCTG GTTCAAACCGCAATTGATGACCTTAGAGAAAGTGCCTCTAACAAAACCAACAGACTAAAACAAGAGATGTCAACCATGCAAGATTCAACTTCTTCAGTTAAAGTCAAATGGTCCAATTACATGGAAAAGGCTGAATCGCACCATCTTGAGGATACTGCTGCTGTGGAAAATGGGAAGAAAGAAATGGAGGAGGTGCTACAGAATTG TGTGCAAAAGGCTAAATTGGGAGCAAAGCAATGGACAAATGCTCAACAGTCTTTATTGAATCTAGAGGAGAGAAATGTTGCTTTTGTCGATGAAATTGTTAG GGGGGGAATGGATGCAAATCAAGCATTGCGTGTGCGATTTTCATCTGGCGTGTCATCCACCGTTGAAGACACTGATGCTGCTAGCAAACACCTACTCTCATCTATTGACC ATTCTTTACAACTCGACCGTGATGCTTGTGCAAACCTTGATTCGACGATTGTTCCTTGTTGTGGAGAGTTGAGAGAACTAAATAGCGGGCACTACCACAAGGTTGTTGAGATTACAGAATATACTGGAAAATGTCTTTCACAAGAATATGTG GTTGATGAACCATCATGCTCGACCCCAACGAGGAGACCATTTAATCTACCAAGTGTTGAATCTATTGAAGAACTAAAAACTCCTGCTTTTGAGGAGTTGTTGAATTCATTTTGGGATGGAAAATCCTCAAAGCAAGCAAACGGAGATGTAAAGCATATTGCAGAG GAAACAGAGTTGGAGTTCCTGAGACAATGA